A segment of the Colletotrichum destructivum chromosome 3, complete sequence genome:
TGTCCCTTTCCGGTACCTGAGCGATTCTCCATTTCGCACTAGTCTGATTCGCTTTGCCTCAGCTCAGCACAGTGCCGCCGCTTGTAGAGCGAAATCAATTCGTCCCGGAGAAAAAGACCAAGGTCGCCCAGATTTCCATTCCACGGCCTGGTCTAAATCCGCTCATTCCTTTTCGCAATTGGCATCCCGATACCCATCATATCATGGCCTCCAACGACTACTACCAAGTCAACAAACCGCCCGTGGCAGCGTCCCCTTCGCCTGCTCCCTActacggcggcggggcgTACAACAACATCCCTTCCACCAGTTCCACGCCCGCCCCTCCCTATAGCTCAATACCGAACGCGCCCGGTGCCAGCCAACCACCACCGCGCCAGAACACCGTATCTCCCTTTGAGAGTGTCTTTGACGACCACGTCTACCCAGTAGATTCGACCCAGGACGGGTTTCGACACAACGGCCACTCCCAGAGCCCCCATAACATGAACAATATGAACGTGGAGCCCCAGCGCATGAACATGATGAACACGGTAGACACCGCCTACGGTGGCCATGGCCAAACGCCCTACAACCCGCACGACATGCATCAACCAAATCCCTACGCGCAGCAGGACACGGCCTACTACAGTCAATCTTCCGTCTCCCCTGATGCCAGCAGACAGAACGTAGCCGACGATATTCCCTTGCAGAGCCGGCAGCCAACGCAGCCGCACAAGGACGTGGAAATGAACGACAACGACCACGTGTACGATGCGCCCCAGGGTTCCCGACGGTCCAAGAGCCGGCGtgacaagaagaaggtcgGCTTTGGCCAGCTCGGCATGTTTGGCGCCGACAGGAAGGGTATTCCGTGGGTGGTCTACATTTTCACATTGGTCCAGGTTGCAGTCTTCATAGCTGAAATCGTCAAGAATGGTAAGCGTCCGCCAAAGAGAACGACTCGGCTCTTGTATGCTAACTTGGCACAGCCCAACTGACGGGCTCTCCCATCATGACAAAGCCCTCCTTCAACCCCATGATTGGACCTTCGACGTACGTAATGATCAACATGGGCGCTCGCTACGTCGCCTGCATGCACAATGTCAAGGGCATCCAAGATTTGGGTCAGCCCATAACCTGGCCTTGCCCGAACTCGACCTCGAACGATGCCGCCAACCCCTCGAATCAGTGCGGTCTGAGCGATTTGTGCGGCTTTGGCGGTGTGCCCGAGCCTACCTACACCGACATCAACCAGTCGCCGGAGCCTAATCAGTGGTTCCGCTTCATCACGCCCATCTTCTTGCATGCGGGCCTCATCCATATCGGTTTCAACCTGCTTCTGCAGATGACCATAGGGAAAGAGATGGAGATAGCCATCGGTTCCATTCGATTCTTCTTGGTCTACGTGAGCGCCGGTATCTTCGGCAACGTCATGGGAGCGAACTacgccggcgtcatggcGGCATCAACAGGTGCTTCAGGTGCGCTGTTTGGCGTTATTGCCCTCACTCTGCTCGATCTTTTGTACTCCTGGAAGGACCGACGCAGCCCCGTTAAGGATTTGATGTTCATCCTGCTGGACATCGTCATTTCCTTCGTCCTGGGGCTCCTTCCAGGTCTCGACAACTTTGCCCATATTGGCGGTTTCTTGATGGGCCTGGCGCTTGGCGTCTGTGTCTTGCATTCCCCTAACTCGTTGAGACGGAAAATGGGAGCCGAAGACCCGTCGTACGCTTCAATGCAGCTTAACCCTAACCAGGGCCCGCCTCACTTCTTGAAGAACCCGGTCGGGTTCTTTAAAGGTCGGAAGCCACTCTGGTGGGCATGGTGGTTGGTCAGAGCCGGCTTTTTGCTgaccgtcatcatcgtcttcatcgtcttgcTCAACAACTTCTACATCTACCACAACACTTGCAGCTGGTGCAAATACCTCAGCTGCATTGTAAGTTAGACAGCCAACCACATTCGGGTCGTTTGCTAACTCGAAACTAGCCTGTCAACAACTGGTGTGAACTCGACAATTTTAAAATTACTTCATCTTAAAAGGAACGGACAGTATCATCACAGAATCAGCCGAACCTATGCATTAGGTCACGTACTTTGGCAGAAAGGGTTTCATGGTTTGCATTGCTTAGCGACGGCGTCAGGTTAAAGATGAGTATTTTACGAAGGGAAAGATGGGTTACCCGACTACCTTAACAGAGACAAACAGCCTTCATAGACCATACATATACCAGCAAGGGGTGGTACAGGTTCTCTATTTGTTGGCAATCGGCCGACGAGCGATCCTCGGCAACAAACAAACCGTTGCAACGTTCTTTTCAACGTGTTAATgcggcgccgtcttggcTACCCCGCAAATCGATCAATGGGCTGAACGACGTTACGTACTCGGAATTCGGCCCATCTTAGTTGGATTAAATAAATGCTGCGTTCCCCTCTGGGAGATGAACTCTTTCTCGTCCTCTTGACGATGCGAATGTGAACTACCTACCACTGTCGGGGCCGGTCAGTTGGTCTCGGAAACGCCCCTTTACCAGTGTTGAAGACCGGCCTAATCGTGTCAAAGCATGTGTTTCATAGTTTTAA
Coding sequences within it:
- a CDS encoding Putative peptidase S54, rhomboid, Rhomboid-like superfamily, with product MASNDYYQVNKPPVAASPSPAPYYGGGAYNNIPSTSSTPAPPYSSIPNAPGASQPPPRQNTVSPFESVFDDHVYPVDSTQDGFRHNGHSQSPHNMNNMNVEPQRMNMMNTVDTAYGGHGQTPYNPHDMHQPNPYAQQDTAYYSQSSVSPDASRQNVADDIPLQSRQPTQPHKDVEMNDNDHVYDAPQGSRRSKSRRDKKKVGFGQLGMFGADRKGIPWVVYIFTLVQVAVFIAEIVKNAQLTGSPIMTKPSFNPMIGPSTYVMINMGARYVACMHNVKGIQDLGQPITWPCPNSTSNDAANPSNQCGLSDLCGFGGVPEPTYTDINQSPEPNQWFRFITPIFLHAGLIHIGFNLLLQMTIGKEMEIAIGSIRFFLVYVSAGIFGNVMGANYAGVMAASTGASGALFGVIALTLLDLLYSWKDRRSPVKDLMFILLDIVISFVLGLLPGLDNFAHIGGFLMGLALGVCVLHSPNSLRRKMGAEDPSYASMQLNPNQGPPHFLKNPVGFFKGRKPLWWAWWLVRAGFLLTVIIVFIVLLNNFYIYHNTCSWCKYLSCIPVNNWCELDNFKITSS